From one Paenibacillus terrae HPL-003 genomic stretch:
- a CDS encoding PTS sugar transporter subunit IIC gives MANQKKLSHKLQKVAGKIQQNRYMSAISNGLMSTLPFLIIGAFATLFSALAWEPYQNFIAPVKGIIGLASTMTTGIIAVYAVFFIAYKLAQSFEKDPLVPAATALLSFLIVTPVQTFDKVRALPLEWLGAQGLFVAMFIALAAARLYIWIVDRNWTIKMPEGVPPTVVKTFSGLIPAVLVALVFVVVAGLFMQTSFGTVHKFIYTYLQVPLEGLGGSPGALIIVLIIMQALWMFGIHGAIVTLAIVKPIWMSLDLTNLDAFQAGAPLPNIIGLSFWYIYCNYAPMLGFALLLVLLAKSKQLRTIGKLGLPGTFFSIHEPLIFGIPVVLNPLLAIPFISAPIICAILGYAATVIGLLPAPIGIYPAFGTPIFALGFIEGSWRLAAAQLVLIPVSMLIYYPFFRTLDKQAVKRELEAQEQEKQKQESATGTTASSVISS, from the coding sequence GTGGCCAACCAAAAAAAATTATCGCATAAGCTGCAAAAAGTCGCTGGGAAGATTCAACAAAACCGATATATGAGTGCAATTTCCAACGGACTGATGTCCACGCTTCCCTTTTTAATTATCGGTGCATTTGCTACCCTCTTCTCTGCACTTGCCTGGGAGCCTTATCAGAACTTTATCGCCCCGGTCAAGGGCATTATTGGACTGGCATCGACGATGACCACCGGTATTATCGCCGTGTATGCCGTGTTTTTTATTGCCTACAAACTGGCCCAATCTTTTGAAAAGGACCCGCTTGTCCCTGCAGCAACCGCCCTACTCTCGTTTCTGATTGTCACGCCTGTTCAGACTTTTGATAAAGTACGCGCATTGCCACTCGAATGGCTTGGGGCGCAGGGATTGTTTGTTGCGATGTTTATCGCCCTTGCTGCGGCACGATTGTATATCTGGATCGTGGACAGGAACTGGACCATTAAAATGCCCGAGGGAGTCCCTCCTACCGTAGTCAAAACCTTTTCCGGATTAATTCCGGCAGTCCTTGTAGCACTTGTATTTGTAGTTGTGGCGGGTCTATTTATGCAGACCTCATTTGGTACCGTTCATAAATTTATCTACACCTATCTGCAAGTACCTCTTGAAGGCTTGGGCGGATCACCAGGTGCCTTGATTATTGTTCTGATCATTATGCAGGCTCTGTGGATGTTCGGAATTCACGGTGCCATCGTGACCCTGGCTATCGTTAAACCGATTTGGATGAGTCTGGACCTGACGAACCTTGACGCATTCCAGGCAGGAGCTCCACTTCCTAATATTATCGGTCTTTCTTTCTGGTACATTTACTGCAACTATGCACCGATGCTGGGTTTTGCCCTGCTACTGGTCCTTCTGGCCAAGAGCAAACAACTGCGGACTATTGGAAAGCTTGGTCTTCCGGGAACCTTCTTCTCCATCCATGAACCTTTGATCTTTGGGATTCCGGTTGTATTAAATCCACTGCTAGCTATTCCGTTTATCTCAGCCCCAATTATCTGTGCAATACTCGGTTACGCGGCTACTGTTATCGGCCTGCTACCGGCTCCGATCGGTATTTACCCAGCCTTTGGCACCCCCATCTTTGCGCTTGGGTTCATTGAGGGGAGCTGGAGACTGGCCGCTGCACAATTGGTACTGATTCCAGTCAGCATGTTAATCTATTATCCGTTCTTCAGGACACTGGATAAACAGGCTGTGAAAAGAGAACTTGAAGCACAGGAACAAGAGAAACAGAAACAAGAATCGGCAACAGGTACCACAGCGAGTTCTGTAATTTCATCATAG